One Megalopta genalis isolate 19385.01 chromosome 5, iyMegGena1_principal, whole genome shotgun sequence DNA window includes the following coding sequences:
- the Ack-like gene encoding activated Cdc42 kinase-like isoform X2, whose translation MDIQGGMSRNTGPGLYEFLMEAELQQYYPGIRGDLKVQTTAQLKYVTEEDLNAIGMSKPEMRRLKKYFQKHFPQNYLSKFKKMLLQKREEQTSGGLTMLPEERQDRPPIRVPNKHMIPADAIIVNKELGTGEFGVVQQGVWTNDGERIQVAIKCLSRERMQNNPIEFLKEAAIMHAIDHEHIVRLYGVVLDTNSLMLVTELAPLRSLLECLKEPSLRPSFPVLSLCDFAVQIADGMQYLEAKRLIHRDLAARNILVFSKNKVKISDFGLSRALGVGKDYYQTNFNVNLKLPIAWCAPESISFLKFTSASDVWAYGVTLWEMFSYGFQPWAALTGHQILEAIDEPNFQRLEQPECCPKEYFSLMQQCWQHEPTKRPKFSELINLLPDLKPEQVQAVQDSTETGQLIYRQGDVITVLDKGSSNTLWKGVLNNGKTGFFNPAHTIAYLGSNLPSNKPGEFTRGDGKNAFSSQRRKIRTDMISSPQGDLKHTGHVGLDGAYFGDIGFLGGKNPHLPRQVVSPYKPQEDITDNSSQIVNQDARNVEVNRELLRDNRNMQQDIQNKHESLWSDTSSEMCHLGTIANSSKQSISINMTNSTDVLGADHEYHEISDEENQDSPLRFDKTLNFDFGPSLLAEMDQMFRSLGSSPPPPPPVHPLSTEHESSNARNELREIQAKQCNKKKQATVKPISAADQKTLYSAIAMAQELTARSMTDLEHPPESPRTPASPSRRRKFSFKLPHQHSPKPDRRHFSEEAASIPDIQWLCSSLQSLSSTVSSIESLGAPSTLKLPLWDKASAEFCFAKSRELLTKPSAWTSYMDIELDAHIIDNAALKQDLVKSTEFLENGNKRSNFNCENITDTEGKLNVFPQNGKLSSTVDKSNFDFPRDSKRVSTSYVERYFEQPKYFEDDGTLSCTTEKVSYFGEEKLEKYDKINNLEQPGRSACYSNIQEQSSMVANKPTLQLQNKFSNCDQPVKDNVTNFDTKYDETSSFDLVKDTSSNFVDFPRSKPIKFESTKVGNFDIGTRPKISSSFNDSSKMNIPEFPKKIEIPKARGGKVSYVPRSTNQDNKTVIYGSTDSIKTNIKAGGGSDSPRGNMEAVRINIQSFRKIEQNQNGHDGYPFVISNNPLFIAESEKKESPLYSSSESLRVNFQRLRRKSDAEANSQVELSSKLLAEKYQREVSGLESVKSYLDSKKGQGLNLGLGKLTQNMIQLGKNIAQNTRNIETTPSKSLVTNIRNLDLLGQTQTPLRSLNIPIQKPKHLDLNIPLQCQTQINAKLNVTQKVNPPSSPTIHQQILEPPKLYQNDNSRKEVPKTDVLLDKLSTPVNIYRQRTSSLSENRKPPLKNIRRSFHPTNDSSEDSDSISHSETDIRSRLRYKRRHKKLPHNLRLNFKNKGHFLHPETARGFSSIELCGKSPPPSTSFLNSLSPPFSSGNNLLSWPESAPSSSLTFTSNSDLDSDTSSEYPEFTNDILTFPPSPAP comes from the exons ATGG ACATACAAGGAGGAATGTCCCGCAACACTGGACCTGGTTTGTACGAGTTCCTTATGGAAGCAGAGCTGCAACAGTATTATCCTGGAATTCGAG GGGACTTGAAAGTACAAACAACCGCTCAATTAAAATATGTAACAGAAGAAGACTTAAACGCCATTGGAATGAGTAAACCAGAGATGCGTCGTTTAAAGAAATACTTTCAAAAACATTTCCCTCAAAATTACCTCTCCAAATTTAAAAAGATGCTCTTGCAGAAACGCGAGGAACAAACTTCAGGTGGTTTGACTATGTTACCAGAAGAAAGGCAAGACAGGCCCCCAATTCGTGTTCCTAATAAGCATATGATACCAGCTGATGCtattattgtaaataaagaaCTAGGAACAGGAGAGTTTGGAGTTGTGCAGCAAGGTGTTTGGACAAATGATGGAGAAAGGATACAAGTAGCAATTAAATGTTTATCACGAGAAAGAATGCAAAATAATCCTATAGAATTTTTAAAAGAAGCAGCCATAATGCACGCAATTGATCATGAACATATTGTGAGACTATATGGTGTAGttttggatacaaattcattGATGCTTGTGACAGAATTGGCACCTTTAAGATCGTTATTGGAATGTTTGAAGGAACCAAGTTTACGTCCTAGTTTTCCAGTCCTTTCTCTTTGTGACTTTGCAGTACAGATTGCAGATGGCATGCAATATTTAGAAGCAAAAAGATTAATACATCGTGATCTCGCTGCTAGAAATATTTTGGTCTTTTCCAAGAATAAGGTTAAAATATCTGATTTTGGATTGTCCAGAGCTTTGGGAGTTGGGAAGGACTATTACCAAACGAATTTCAATGTAAACTTAAAATTACCAATAGCTTGGTGTGCTCCAGAAAGTATATCTTTCTTAAAATTTACATCAGCAAGTGATGTATGGGCTTATGGAGTTACTTTGTGGGAAATGTTTAGTTATGGTTTTCAACCATGGGCAGCATTAACAGGTCATCAAATCCTAGAAGCAATAGATGAGCCAAACTTTCAAAGATTAGAGCAACCAGAGTGTTGTccaaaagaatatttttcactGATGCAGCAATGTTGGCAACATGAACCAACAAAGCGCCCTAAATTTTCAGAATTAATTAATCTTTTGCCTGACTTGAAACCAGAACAAGTTCAAGCAGTTCAAGACAGTACAGAAACAGGTCAGCTCATTTATAGACAAGGAGATGTTATCACTGTATTAGATAAAGGAAGCAGCAACACATTATGGAAAGGTGTTTTAAATAATGGAAAAACTGGTTTCTTCAATCCTGCTCATACAATAGCTTACCTCGGATCTAATTTACCGAGTAATAAACCAGGAGAGTTTACGCGTGGCGATGGTAAAAACGCATTTTCTTCCCAACGACGAAAGATTCGAACAGACATGATATCTTCCCCGCAAGGCGATTTGAAGCACACTGGTCATGTTGGACTGGACGGAGCTTACTTTGGCGACATAGGCTTCCTTGGTGGTAAAAATCCACATTTACCTCGGCAGGTAGTATCTCCGTATAAACCCCAAGAGGACATCACAGATAATTCTAGTCAAATTGTTAACCAAGATGCAAGAAATGTAGAGGTAAACAGAGAACTGTTAAGGGATAACAGAAATATGCAGCAAGatattcaaaataaacatg AAAGTTTATGGTCGGATACAAGCTCCGAGATGTGCCATTTGGGGACAATAGCTAATTCCAGTAAGCAGtctatttcaataaatatgactAATAGCACAGACGTTTTGGGAGCAGACCACGAATATCATGAGATCAGCGATGAGGAAAATCAAGACAGTCCCCTTCGGTTTGACAAAACATTAAATTTTGATTTTGGCCCTAGTTTGTTGGCTGAAATGGATCAAATGTTCAGATCATTAG GATCTTCACCTCCTCCACCACCTCCAGTTCATCCTTTGTCAACTGAACATGAATCGAGTAATGCGAGAAATGAACTGCGAGAAATTCAAGCCAAGCAATGCAACAAGAAGAAACAAGCCACC GTGAAGCCTATCTCAGCCGCCGATCAGAAAACTCTCTACTCAGCCATTGCTATGGCACAGGAATTGACAGCACGTTCCATGACAGATCTTGAACATCCACCGGAGTCTCCCCGAACACCCGCAAGTCCTTCAAGACGCAGAAAGTTCTCTTTTAAGTTGCCACATCAACACAGTCCCAAACCAGACAGACGACACTTTTCAGAAGAAGCAGCCAGTATACCTGACATACAG TGGTTGTGTTCAAGTTTGCAATCATTGTCATCCACTGTCTCCAGCATAGAGTCGCTTGGCGCACCATCCACCCTAAAACTACCTTTGTGGGATAAAGCGTCTGCTGAATTTTGTTTTGCTAAGTCCCGCGAACTTCTTACGAAGCCCAGCGCTTGGACATCGTACATGGACATAGAGCTTGACGCGCACATTATTGACAATGCTGCTCTAAAGCAGGATTTGGTGAAGTCGACAGAATTTCTGGAAAACGGTAACAAAAGGAGCAACTTCAATTGCGAAAATATTACGGATACAGAGGGAAAGTTAAACGTCTTCCCACAAAATGGAAAGCTATCCTCGACTGTAGATAAGTCCAATTTTGATTTCCCTCGAGATTCTAAAAGGGTGTCTACCAGTTACGTGGAACGATACTTTGAACAACCAAAGTATTTCGAGGATGATGGTACCCTTAGTTGTACTACCGAAAAAGTCTCATATTTTGGCGAGGAGAAGCTAGAGAAATATGACAAGATCAATAATTTAGAACAACCAGGCAGATCTGCTTGCTACTCGAACATCCAAGAACAAAGCTCTATGGTAGCGAACAAGCCTACTCTGCAGTTGCAGAATAAATTTAGTAACTGCGATCAGCCTGTCAAAGATAATGTGACAAATTTTGATACGAAGTACGATGAAACAAGTAGCTTTGATCTAGTGAAAGACACGTCTTCGAATTTTGTCGATTTTCCTCGCTCTAAGCCAATCAAGTTTGAGTCAACCAAGGTAGGTAATTTTGATATCGGAACGAGACCGAAGATTTCAAGTTCCTTTAACGACTCGTCGAAAATGAATATACCAGAATTCCCGAAGAAAATCGAGATACCGAAAGCAAGAGGTGGTAAAGTATCTTATGTCCCTCGAAGTACAAATCAAGACAACAAAACTGTTATCTACGGTTCGACAGACAGTATAAAGACTAACATAAAGGCTGGAGGAGGATCGGATAGTCCTAGGGGAAACATGGAGGCCGTGAGAATTAATATACAGAGTTTTCGTAAGATCGAGCAGAACCAGAATGGTCACGATGGCTATCCTTTTGTTATTTCTAACAATCCACTGTTTATTGCAGAATCTGAGAAAAAGGAATCTCCGCTTTATAGTAGTTCGGAGAGCTTAAGAGTGAATTTTCAAAGACTTAGAAGAAAAAGTGATGCAGAGGCAAACAGTCAGGTTGAACTGAGTAGCAAACTGCTGGCCGAGAAATATCAGCGTGAAGTATCTGGCTTGGAAAGTGTAAAAAGTTATCTGGATTCTAAAAAGGGTCAAGGACTGAATCTAGGGTTAGGTAAATTAACCCAAAATATGATTCAACTGGGTAAGAATATCGCCCAGAATACTAGGAATATAGAAACCACCCCTTCTAAGTCGTTGGTCACCAATATCAGAAACTTAGACCTTTTAGGACAAACTCAAACGCCACTTAGAAGCTTGAATATCCCTATTCAAAAGCCTAAACATTTGGATTTAAATATTCCTCTGCAGTGTCAGACACAGATCAACGCGAAGCTGAATGTAACGCAAAAGGTTAACCCTCCATCAAGTCCTACTATACACCAGCAAATTCTGGAGCCGCCTAAATTGTATCAGAATGACAACTCGAGGAAAGAAGTACCCAAGACTGACGTCTTGTTGGACAAACTGTCAACGCCAGTTAATATATACAGGCAGAGAACGTCATCCCTCTCTGAGAATAGGAAGCCACCTCTTAAAAATATACGAAGGTCATTTCATCCAACCAATGACTCCAGTGAAGACTCAGACTCTATATCTCATTCAGAAACCGATATACGAAGTCGTTTGCGTTACAAGCGACGTCACAAGAAGCTTCCACATAATCTGCGTTTGAATTTCAAGAACAAAGGTCACTTTCTGCATCCAGAAACGGCTCGAGGATTTTCGTCAATCGAACTTTGTGGAAAATCGCCTCCACCGTCGACCAGTTTCTTGAATTCACTCTCACCGCCTTTCTCCTCTGGAAACAATTTGCTTTCTTGGCCAGAAAGTGCTCCAAGTTCTAGTTTAACATTCACCAGTAACTCTGATCTGGATTCCGATACTAGTTCAGAGTATCCAGAGTTTACAAACGACATACTGACTTTCCCACCGTCTCCAGCTCCATAA
- the Ack-like gene encoding activated Cdc42 kinase-like isoform X1: MDIQGGMSRNTGPGLYEFLMEAELQQYYPGIRGDLKVQTTAQLKYVTEEDLNAIGMSKPEMRRLKKYFQKHFPQNYLSKFKKMLLQKREEQTSGGLTMLPEERQDRPPIRVPNKHMIPADAIIVNKELGTGEFGVVQQGVWTNDGERIQVAIKCLSRERMQNNPIEFLKEAAIMHAIDHEHIVRLYGVVLDTNSLMLVTELAPLRSLLECLKEPSLRPSFPVLSLCDFAVQIADGMQYLEAKRLIHRDLAARNILVFSKNKVKISDFGLSRALGVGKDYYQTNFNVNLKLPIAWCAPESISFLKFTSASDVWAYGVTLWEMFSYGFQPWAALTGHQILEAIDEPNFQRLEQPECCPKEYFSLMQQCWQHEPTKRPKFSELINLLPDLKPEQVQAVQDSTETGQLIYRQGDVITVLDKGSSNTLWKGVLNNGKTGFFNPAHTIAYLGSNLPSNKPGEFTRGDGKNAFSSQRRKIRTDMISSPQGDLKHTGHVGLDGAYFGDIGFLGGKNPHLPRQVVSPYKPQEDITDNSSQIVNQDARNVEVNRELLRDNRNMQQDIQNKHESLWSDTSSEMCHLGTIANSSKQSISINMTNSTDVLGADHEYHEISDEENQDSPLRFDKTLNFDFGPSLLAEMDQMFRSLGSSPPPPPPVHPLSTEHESSNARNELREIQAKQCNKKKQATVSPINVKPISAADQKTLYSAIAMAQELTARSMTDLEHPPESPRTPASPSRRRKFSFKLPHQHSPKPDRRHFSEEAASIPDIQWLCSSLQSLSSTVSSIESLGAPSTLKLPLWDKASAEFCFAKSRELLTKPSAWTSYMDIELDAHIIDNAALKQDLVKSTEFLENGNKRSNFNCENITDTEGKLNVFPQNGKLSSTVDKSNFDFPRDSKRVSTSYVERYFEQPKYFEDDGTLSCTTEKVSYFGEEKLEKYDKINNLEQPGRSACYSNIQEQSSMVANKPTLQLQNKFSNCDQPVKDNVTNFDTKYDETSSFDLVKDTSSNFVDFPRSKPIKFESTKVGNFDIGTRPKISSSFNDSSKMNIPEFPKKIEIPKARGGKVSYVPRSTNQDNKTVIYGSTDSIKTNIKAGGGSDSPRGNMEAVRINIQSFRKIEQNQNGHDGYPFVISNNPLFIAESEKKESPLYSSSESLRVNFQRLRRKSDAEANSQVELSSKLLAEKYQREVSGLESVKSYLDSKKGQGLNLGLGKLTQNMIQLGKNIAQNTRNIETTPSKSLVTNIRNLDLLGQTQTPLRSLNIPIQKPKHLDLNIPLQCQTQINAKLNVTQKVNPPSSPTIHQQILEPPKLYQNDNSRKEVPKTDVLLDKLSTPVNIYRQRTSSLSENRKPPLKNIRRSFHPTNDSSEDSDSISHSETDIRSRLRYKRRHKKLPHNLRLNFKNKGHFLHPETARGFSSIELCGKSPPPSTSFLNSLSPPFSSGNNLLSWPESAPSSSLTFTSNSDLDSDTSSEYPEFTNDILTFPPSPAP; this comes from the exons ATGG ACATACAAGGAGGAATGTCCCGCAACACTGGACCTGGTTTGTACGAGTTCCTTATGGAAGCAGAGCTGCAACAGTATTATCCTGGAATTCGAG GGGACTTGAAAGTACAAACAACCGCTCAATTAAAATATGTAACAGAAGAAGACTTAAACGCCATTGGAATGAGTAAACCAGAGATGCGTCGTTTAAAGAAATACTTTCAAAAACATTTCCCTCAAAATTACCTCTCCAAATTTAAAAAGATGCTCTTGCAGAAACGCGAGGAACAAACTTCAGGTGGTTTGACTATGTTACCAGAAGAAAGGCAAGACAGGCCCCCAATTCGTGTTCCTAATAAGCATATGATACCAGCTGATGCtattattgtaaataaagaaCTAGGAACAGGAGAGTTTGGAGTTGTGCAGCAAGGTGTTTGGACAAATGATGGAGAAAGGATACAAGTAGCAATTAAATGTTTATCACGAGAAAGAATGCAAAATAATCCTATAGAATTTTTAAAAGAAGCAGCCATAATGCACGCAATTGATCATGAACATATTGTGAGACTATATGGTGTAGttttggatacaaattcattGATGCTTGTGACAGAATTGGCACCTTTAAGATCGTTATTGGAATGTTTGAAGGAACCAAGTTTACGTCCTAGTTTTCCAGTCCTTTCTCTTTGTGACTTTGCAGTACAGATTGCAGATGGCATGCAATATTTAGAAGCAAAAAGATTAATACATCGTGATCTCGCTGCTAGAAATATTTTGGTCTTTTCCAAGAATAAGGTTAAAATATCTGATTTTGGATTGTCCAGAGCTTTGGGAGTTGGGAAGGACTATTACCAAACGAATTTCAATGTAAACTTAAAATTACCAATAGCTTGGTGTGCTCCAGAAAGTATATCTTTCTTAAAATTTACATCAGCAAGTGATGTATGGGCTTATGGAGTTACTTTGTGGGAAATGTTTAGTTATGGTTTTCAACCATGGGCAGCATTAACAGGTCATCAAATCCTAGAAGCAATAGATGAGCCAAACTTTCAAAGATTAGAGCAACCAGAGTGTTGTccaaaagaatatttttcactGATGCAGCAATGTTGGCAACATGAACCAACAAAGCGCCCTAAATTTTCAGAATTAATTAATCTTTTGCCTGACTTGAAACCAGAACAAGTTCAAGCAGTTCAAGACAGTACAGAAACAGGTCAGCTCATTTATAGACAAGGAGATGTTATCACTGTATTAGATAAAGGAAGCAGCAACACATTATGGAAAGGTGTTTTAAATAATGGAAAAACTGGTTTCTTCAATCCTGCTCATACAATAGCTTACCTCGGATCTAATTTACCGAGTAATAAACCAGGAGAGTTTACGCGTGGCGATGGTAAAAACGCATTTTCTTCCCAACGACGAAAGATTCGAACAGACATGATATCTTCCCCGCAAGGCGATTTGAAGCACACTGGTCATGTTGGACTGGACGGAGCTTACTTTGGCGACATAGGCTTCCTTGGTGGTAAAAATCCACATTTACCTCGGCAGGTAGTATCTCCGTATAAACCCCAAGAGGACATCACAGATAATTCTAGTCAAATTGTTAACCAAGATGCAAGAAATGTAGAGGTAAACAGAGAACTGTTAAGGGATAACAGAAATATGCAGCAAGatattcaaaataaacatg AAAGTTTATGGTCGGATACAAGCTCCGAGATGTGCCATTTGGGGACAATAGCTAATTCCAGTAAGCAGtctatttcaataaatatgactAATAGCACAGACGTTTTGGGAGCAGACCACGAATATCATGAGATCAGCGATGAGGAAAATCAAGACAGTCCCCTTCGGTTTGACAAAACATTAAATTTTGATTTTGGCCCTAGTTTGTTGGCTGAAATGGATCAAATGTTCAGATCATTAG GATCTTCACCTCCTCCACCACCTCCAGTTCATCCTTTGTCAACTGAACATGAATCGAGTAATGCGAGAAATGAACTGCGAGAAATTCAAGCCAAGCAATGCAACAAGAAGAAACAAGCCACCGTGAGTCCAATAAAT GTGAAGCCTATCTCAGCCGCCGATCAGAAAACTCTCTACTCAGCCATTGCTATGGCACAGGAATTGACAGCACGTTCCATGACAGATCTTGAACATCCACCGGAGTCTCCCCGAACACCCGCAAGTCCTTCAAGACGCAGAAAGTTCTCTTTTAAGTTGCCACATCAACACAGTCCCAAACCAGACAGACGACACTTTTCAGAAGAAGCAGCCAGTATACCTGACATACAG TGGTTGTGTTCAAGTTTGCAATCATTGTCATCCACTGTCTCCAGCATAGAGTCGCTTGGCGCACCATCCACCCTAAAACTACCTTTGTGGGATAAAGCGTCTGCTGAATTTTGTTTTGCTAAGTCCCGCGAACTTCTTACGAAGCCCAGCGCTTGGACATCGTACATGGACATAGAGCTTGACGCGCACATTATTGACAATGCTGCTCTAAAGCAGGATTTGGTGAAGTCGACAGAATTTCTGGAAAACGGTAACAAAAGGAGCAACTTCAATTGCGAAAATATTACGGATACAGAGGGAAAGTTAAACGTCTTCCCACAAAATGGAAAGCTATCCTCGACTGTAGATAAGTCCAATTTTGATTTCCCTCGAGATTCTAAAAGGGTGTCTACCAGTTACGTGGAACGATACTTTGAACAACCAAAGTATTTCGAGGATGATGGTACCCTTAGTTGTACTACCGAAAAAGTCTCATATTTTGGCGAGGAGAAGCTAGAGAAATATGACAAGATCAATAATTTAGAACAACCAGGCAGATCTGCTTGCTACTCGAACATCCAAGAACAAAGCTCTATGGTAGCGAACAAGCCTACTCTGCAGTTGCAGAATAAATTTAGTAACTGCGATCAGCCTGTCAAAGATAATGTGACAAATTTTGATACGAAGTACGATGAAACAAGTAGCTTTGATCTAGTGAAAGACACGTCTTCGAATTTTGTCGATTTTCCTCGCTCTAAGCCAATCAAGTTTGAGTCAACCAAGGTAGGTAATTTTGATATCGGAACGAGACCGAAGATTTCAAGTTCCTTTAACGACTCGTCGAAAATGAATATACCAGAATTCCCGAAGAAAATCGAGATACCGAAAGCAAGAGGTGGTAAAGTATCTTATGTCCCTCGAAGTACAAATCAAGACAACAAAACTGTTATCTACGGTTCGACAGACAGTATAAAGACTAACATAAAGGCTGGAGGAGGATCGGATAGTCCTAGGGGAAACATGGAGGCCGTGAGAATTAATATACAGAGTTTTCGTAAGATCGAGCAGAACCAGAATGGTCACGATGGCTATCCTTTTGTTATTTCTAACAATCCACTGTTTATTGCAGAATCTGAGAAAAAGGAATCTCCGCTTTATAGTAGTTCGGAGAGCTTAAGAGTGAATTTTCAAAGACTTAGAAGAAAAAGTGATGCAGAGGCAAACAGTCAGGTTGAACTGAGTAGCAAACTGCTGGCCGAGAAATATCAGCGTGAAGTATCTGGCTTGGAAAGTGTAAAAAGTTATCTGGATTCTAAAAAGGGTCAAGGACTGAATCTAGGGTTAGGTAAATTAACCCAAAATATGATTCAACTGGGTAAGAATATCGCCCAGAATACTAGGAATATAGAAACCACCCCTTCTAAGTCGTTGGTCACCAATATCAGAAACTTAGACCTTTTAGGACAAACTCAAACGCCACTTAGAAGCTTGAATATCCCTATTCAAAAGCCTAAACATTTGGATTTAAATATTCCTCTGCAGTGTCAGACACAGATCAACGCGAAGCTGAATGTAACGCAAAAGGTTAACCCTCCATCAAGTCCTACTATACACCAGCAAATTCTGGAGCCGCCTAAATTGTATCAGAATGACAACTCGAGGAAAGAAGTACCCAAGACTGACGTCTTGTTGGACAAACTGTCAACGCCAGTTAATATATACAGGCAGAGAACGTCATCCCTCTCTGAGAATAGGAAGCCACCTCTTAAAAATATACGAAGGTCATTTCATCCAACCAATGACTCCAGTGAAGACTCAGACTCTATATCTCATTCAGAAACCGATATACGAAGTCGTTTGCGTTACAAGCGACGTCACAAGAAGCTTCCACATAATCTGCGTTTGAATTTCAAGAACAAAGGTCACTTTCTGCATCCAGAAACGGCTCGAGGATTTTCGTCAATCGAACTTTGTGGAAAATCGCCTCCACCGTCGACCAGTTTCTTGAATTCACTCTCACCGCCTTTCTCCTCTGGAAACAATTTGCTTTCTTGGCCAGAAAGTGCTCCAAGTTCTAGTTTAACATTCACCAGTAACTCTGATCTGGATTCCGATACTAGTTCAGAGTATCCAGAGTTTACAAACGACATACTGACTTTCCCACCGTCTCCAGCTCCATAA